In Clarias gariepinus isolate MV-2021 ecotype Netherlands chromosome 9, CGAR_prim_01v2, whole genome shotgun sequence, a single window of DNA contains:
- the LOC128530030 gene encoding H-2 class II histocompatibility antigen, A-R alpha chain-like, with the protein MKLFLLFFTLMCVTDTEAESKHGDIKVIACSDTDKEYMLETDQEEMYYADFVKQQMVNMLPPFGESIDPPEGEYGRAVTNTGICKTNLEVGKTEYKDLEEPKDVPQNSIYPRDDVNVGTQNTLICHSVRFFPPPVRVRWTKNGEDVTDKSSLSQYYPNEDHTFNQFSHLTFTPMEGDVYTCTVEHKSLETPDTKTWEVHVELPSVGPAVFCGVGLAVGLLGVATGTFFLVKGNQCN; encoded by the exons atgAAGTTGTTTCTGCTCTTTTTCACACTAATGTGTGTGACGGATACAGAGGCAGAGT ccaAACACGGTGATATAAAGGTGATTGCATGCTCAGACACGGATAAGGAGTATATGTTGGAAACTGATCAAGAGGAGATGTATTACGCAGACTTTGTAAAGCAGCAGATGGTGAACATGCTCCCGCCGTTCGGTGAATCTATCGACCCTCCTGAAGGAGAGTACGGGCGCGCCGTGACAAACACTGGGATCTGCAAAACCAACTTGGAAGTGGGGAAAACAGAATATAAGGACCTAGAAGAACCTaaag ATGTTCCACAAAACTCCATCTATCCCCGGGATGATGTTAACGTGGGGACACAGAACACACTCATCTGTCACTCAGTGCGTTTCTTCCCCCCACCTGTCCGAGTGCGCTGGACCAAAAACGGTGAAGATGTGACTGATAAATCTTCACTCAGTCAGTACTACCCGAATGAAGACCACACGTTCAACCAGTTCTCCCACCTGACCTTCACTCCAATGGAAGGAGACGTTTACACCTGCACAGTGGAGCACAAGTCCCTGGAGACCCCCGACACCAAGACATGGG aggtgcATGTTGAGCTTCCCAGTGTGGGTCCGGCTGTGTTCTGTGGAGTGGGTCTGGCTGTAGGACTGCTCGGAGTCGCTACTGGAACTTTCTTCCTCGTCAAAGGAAACCAGTGTAACTGA
- the LOC128530025 gene encoding H-2 class II histocompatibility antigen, E-S beta chain-like — MAKLVNLLLLVLLGVYSTVDGHFQWTEFHCLYSSEDLHDMEFIEKLIYNKLMDLQYNSTLGKFIGYTEQGVRHAERWNKDTADLASRKAQAETLCKYNTKLNQDLIFSETVEPQVKVHSVKHSDGSHPAMLMCSAYSFYPKLIKVTWMRNGQVIKGGVTSTEEMADGDWYYQVHSHLEYKPESGEEISCVVEHASFKKPMSFKWDPSMSEPDKSKIAIGASGLVLGLVLSAAGFIYYRKKCSGRILVPT, encoded by the exons aTGGCGAAACTCGTGAACCTTCTTCTCCTCGTCCTGCTGGGAGTTTACAGTACAGTGG ATGGACATTTTCAGTGGACTGAATTCCATTGCTTGTACAGCTCTGAGGATCTACATGACATGGAGTTTATAGAGAAATTAATTTACAACAAGCTGATGGACCTGCAGTATAACAGCACTCTGGGGAAGTTTATAGGATACACTGAGCAAGGCGTCAGACACGCAGAGAGATGGAACAAAGACACCGCAGACCTGGCATCACGGAAAGCCCAGGCGGAAACCCTGTGTAAATATAACACTAAGCTTAACCAAGATCTCATCTTTAGTGAAACGG TTGAGCCTCAGGTGAAGGTTCACTCAGTGAAGCACTCAGATGGGTCACATCCTGCTATGTTGATGTGCAGCGCTTACAGCTTTTACCCAAAGCTCATTAAAGTGACCTGGATGAGAAACGGACAAGTAATTAAGGGAGGTGTGACGTCCACAGAGGAGATGGCTGATGGAGACTGGTACTATCAGGTCCACTCACATCTGGAGTATAAACCTGAATCTGGAGAGGAGATCTCCTGTGTGGTGGAACACGCCAGCTTCAAAAAGCCCATGAGCTTTAAGTGGG ATCCCTCCATGTCTGAACCTGATAAGAGTAAGATCGCTATCGGGGCTTCAGGTCTGGTGTTGGGTCTCGTGCTCTCAGCTGCTGGGTTCATCTACTACAGGAAGAAATGCTCAG GACGCATCCTGGTGCCGACATAA